The sequence AAAATTGGCGATGCTCCAGCTCTGGTCCTGTGTGACCATAGCAAGCAGTAAGAATGCCTACAGGATCAATATAAGTTTCCAAGACACGCCCCTCGAAAGGAGCCACTAAAGTTGTCCCAGCAAAAACGGCTACTGAGGCTAAACCAAATGCCGCAAGTTTTTGGGATAAATTCATCGTTAACTCACTAGAATTAGTAGGCCTTAACTCGGCTAAGCAGAAGCAGTTAAACCAAGTAAAGCGATGTCATGATCAACACCTTCTTGATAAACAATTTTGAGGTCGAGCTTTTTAGCTAGGGCTTTCTCAGCCATCGCTCCATCCGAGAGCTCCCAGCCGTCAAGAACGTATATCTCATCAGCGCACATCAACATGGGAATGCAGATCTGCATATATTCAGCTTCACTCAGACCCGCTGGGAGTATTGCCGGGTTAATTACAATTTTTCCTAATTCTTTCTGAACATCAGCAGCGAGATTAAACGCCGAACGGTTGCAATCAACCAAACCGGACATTGGCCCAGCAATATAAACCTTGCTACGAAACATAAACCCACCTAGAAACAGGCAAAAAAATAGCCCCTAAAAAGGAGCTACGAAGCGAAAGACGGATTGAAATAGCTAAAACAGAGCAATAACAAGCTTAGCTAAATGTACCTATTTAAAGGGGGATAAAAAAGGTAATAAACGACCGAAAAACAGTAACAATCGACCTAAAATGTTAAATTCCCTAAACGAGTAATCATTAGTTATCAGTTAAGTGATAACTTTTCACTTTTAACAGGTCGATGACAGCGGACAGAACGAATTACCACCCCCTTAACTACGAACTCATCGAACTCCTGTATCGTAATCGAGTTTAATCCTCCTGGATCAGAATAAAGAACCTGATACTTAGTATTTATAAAGGATCTGGAATGATCGCAAAGTTGGTGTATTAGATCTGAGCCGAGCCCCTCAGAGAGGGATGGTGAATAGCTGATGCAAACTCTTTAAAATCAATGCTTAATTGGCTATTAGCAGTAATGGATAGAGATTAGGGCTGACAGGTCACAATAAAACAACAACCCCAACCCCAAAATCCTCATACATAGTTAAGCACTGAGCCTCGCCGCCCCCGCAGTACTTTCAGCCAGAAGGACCCGCGATTAAATATTGAAGATTATTAGCGAATATAATCTGAATATTATCTCTATCTATGATTTTCACTCATCCAATTACTCGACTAAACTATACAACAGCAGTAACAAGGGCACACAAAAGAATCAACAAAACCACACAATAATACCAATAACATAAAATTAGGTTAATACCATTGTGACTGACATGGTACCTAGATGCTAATCAGGGTAAATTCCGCATCCAATATTAATCCGTCTTTTAGCCAGATCCCCCTAACAAAGGGTGGAAGTGAGGTTAACCATGTCACCAAAAACAATCATAACGATTATCAAAAATAAGCGTATTGAAAGTAAAATGACACAAAAGGACCTAGCCCAAAAAATAGGTATGAGTGAGAAAACATATCAGCGAATAGAGAGCGAAGCTGTCGATATGCGCTTAAGTCAATATTACAACCTCATAACGGCACTAGGTTTAACCGAATTGGACGTCATCTTAGACTCTTTTAATGTGGATACCGTGACAGATAAGGATATTGTCGCCGCTACTCGGTTACTTTTACCACAAACACGGCATAACCTTGTGCACATGATAATATCTGAATTTCAGCGCTTCCAAAACACAAACAAAAGTAAAGTATAGCGATACCAAGCCTTCCTGGTCTGATAAGAGACACCGGATGCCACTCTCCTAAAATTTGTATTTTGGTCGTAGGCCTTTGAGACCATAGGCAACTGAGGATTCTGGTGACAAACCTTTCCACCACCCCTAAATATGGGGAATTAATGCATAAAACGGACTAATATTAGGTTCGTTATTTACACTATTAATTGAATATGTAATATCTCAGCCCTATTAACTCCCGTTTGATGTTACCAGTGCCCTATCCCCTTATATTACCAACCAAAAAGATATGACATGCATACCCAAAAATTTGATGAAATAACATTTTCCTATTTGCTTAAATTACGCCGAGCGAAAACTCTTACTACATTAGAGACCATGACCCTTGCATTGGAGCGGGATCACCCTTTAGCTAGTGAACAAGAAGCGATTGCTGCCGCATGGGTTCTAAGAGAGAAGGAGATAAATTCCGGAATGTTATCAAACTTGGTCGTATAACGAACCATCGTCAGGCTTGATTAGTTGATTATACAGGTATTTCTTTGATTCATCTGACAAACTAGCCGCCATTTTACCCCCCGATCAGCGCTATCTCTGCGCGTCTTAACCAAAACAAAAATGTTTTATTATTGTCGAACCCCAATAGCTGCCACTGGCCATTGCAAATATATTGCCCCCTTAGTGCTCGACGACAATCTATCGCTAAGGTGTACACCTTCATGTCATATAAATTGATATGATCTGGCGGGATATGCTCACGACTTCCGCCGCAACTGCTAGGCGTGAATGGTTCTTTTAGCCGATCACAAGCGCTTCGACTTGAGTAACCTTGACCCTGCTCTTGCTGCGCCCAATAGCGGCCCCACACTTTCAACTCTTTGCGCAGTGTCTTAATATTCATTAATGCGTCGCTTTGAGCCTCATGCTGCATGGCAAGCCACCTCAGTCACTTTATCCAGGGGCAATTGAAATACCTGGTCGAAAATAGCTGACAGATCATCATAAGAAACTGCAGTCCTTCCTCGTTCCCAACTACCATAAGTTTTAGAGCTAATCCCATAAATCTGCGCCACCTCATCTTGAGTAAAACCTCTGATCGTGCGACCTGCTTTGAGTAAATCTGAGCCTTTTTTCTTCATAAATTCCCCCAAAACCTACCAAATGCATACTCTATTAGTAATGATGCAGTCATAGTTATACCCACCCACTAGCCATCTGGCTTTGAGGGTTCTCATAATCAATGTTTGATCTAGGCAATATCTCGGGCGCAACAGAAGAAAATCCCCGATCAATCAAATAAGCATGATATTGCTCTAATGCTTGGGACATTCCTTTGTCGAGAGTTGATTTAACATAGGTGCGCAACAATACAGGCAAGGCGTGGTTAACTAAGCGCTCCCCAATCATGGTATCGACCCCCAGATCAGCCACCATAGTCCGAAATAAAATACGCAGATCATGGCTAGTGAAATGCTTGAATCGAATATGAGTATTCCACTTATGTGCAGTACGGATCGAAATAGGCCCCGCCATACCAGGAAACAGATAAGCTCGCTTACCCACATGCTTAAGTTGCCACAGCTTATAACGCTTAAGTAACACTCTTGCAGACTCAGTTAATGGCAATCTATGCTCTTGTTTATTCTTTGCATGGCTAGCGGGGATCACCCAAGTATCACCAGCAAAATATTCCCATCGTGCTTGGCGAGTCTCATTAATCCGGGTACCGAACATCATCATCAGGACAAACAACATTTGTACAGGCATGAGTTCAGCGCTCAAACGAATAAACAGCTCAGTCAAATCCGTTTCAAAAAGGCGGGTATCTCTGGCACCATCTAACTTTATCGAGTCAGTTACTTGATAACCGGCAATAGGATTGGTATTGAGTAAACGAAGCTTTGCAGCTGCTGCGAACGCAACCTTCAGTTTATTCACAGCCTCGCGAATATAGTTGGGAGAAAACTCATCTTGAAGCATCGTCTTAACTAAATGGGTATCGACTTCAGAAAAACTGATCTCACTCAACCTCATCATCCCCAATCGAGGCATAAGATGGCACTTAATCAACGAAGCAACATTACTACGCCAGCTGGCACTATAAGTTGAATTGTTTTTGATATGAGCCTGATACCAGTTAAGGAGATCAGCCAGCTTTTCAAACTGTCCGATCACCATATTTCCAGTACTTCGCTTAGCTAGCATGACAGGTAGATCATTAGTAAGTGTCTTGATACAGACACTCGGCCAAGTGGCTATCTTCTCCCACTTGGTTTCACCACCAATATTTAACACTAAAAATACACTGGCTTTATCACGGTCAGCATTAGCTCGTAAGCGTAATTCAGGAAAACGAAGGTCACGAAAATCGCGTGTAATACCACCTTTCAACCACCGCCTTAAAGCCGAATCATTTAATTTACTCACATCAACACCACTGGCCATACATACCCCGTTAACCGATATTCATACGTATTACAGGTTCCTTAACGGATCCGCTAATACTCTTATCAAAAAAAGTTCTTGCCATCGCACCGATAAAACAGACTTACCGTTATTAGAGTCAAAACCTGTAAGAGACTCCTGCAGTAAATAAACTTTTTGTATAAGTTTATTTACATTCATTAGCACCTCTTAAATCTAATCTTTTACGGATCAAGGCGATATTTTTCTTTGCCGCACTAGGATTAGTTGGAATATTCATCTTAGGCGGTAAAGCCTTAGGCAGCTGAATATCAAACACTTCGCCAGCTAGAAACCGACGAGTCACCACATCATAATTACGGATAAACACCTCAAACACTTCCTTTTTGTTCGCTCGGCTGAACATCCAGCTCCCCGTTTCTCGCATAGCTAACCAAACCAATTCATGAGTCCAACTGTGATTGGCTGCACAACGATAATATTTAAGCGCCTCACGGAATGCTTGTTCTGGCTCAGGTAAGCCAGCATCAATCGCACAAGGTAGACACCAAGTACAAAACTGACGTGGTGAGGGCCAAAACTTTCTATCCCCTACTTCACGCCGAGCACGATCCAAACCGTATTGAACTTGATCACGGCTACGCACTTTTTGTGCAGCCAAAGTTTTTAACCACTCAGCCTTATGAGTTCCTTCAACATCAGATTTGGGTGCGCCAACAGGAAACAGAATTTTAAGTTTTTTGAACACGCTATCTACAATATCGATATCCATATCTGATGGAACAGGCCTACCAGATGCCGATCCACCAACACCTACTATCGGCCCTGAACTCAGCAAGGTTTGCAAACTTTTAGCTCTCATATCAAGGGATCCTTGTCATTAAAAACATGTTGAATCCAATCATTATTCAAATGTTCGGGATCACCGGATACTTGCCCTAGCCTTGCCTTGCTAACGCCAGCATTGGTCAACCAAACCAATTCAAACCCACGCCAATTTCGAGTCACACACTCCGCTAAACAATCATCGATTGGATATCCAGCCGCAACGGCAATATGCAGTTGTCTTGCAAGACGGCTAATCACCGTCTGACTCACATCGGCTTTTTGGCGTTTTCTCATTGCCATCCAATCAGCCAAGGTCTGCTCACTTGGCATGCCTGGCCAGCAAGAAAAGTCCAATTTAGGAATTTGTATCGATTTTTTTGCTTTAGTTTTTAAAGGTTCATTGACTGGTTCAAAAGAGTGACTGATTCCGGTGCTATCTGACGGCATACCCCCTGTGCTATCTGACGGCACACCTGTGCTACCTGACGGCATAAGGGGGGCTATCTGGCGGCATAGGGTCAAAGTGTACATATTACTGCTATTTCCCTTTGGCCCTTTTCGATTTGTGATAGTGAGAAAACCAGCCCCCTCAAGTTCCTTAATATGCTTTCTGACCGTGCTTTTAGCGATTTCACACTGGTCTGCAATATGCTGATAACTCGGCCAACATTCGCCGCTATCGCTGGCATTATCAGCTAGTTTAATGAGCACCAGCTTACGCAAAGGATTACCCACCTTCGACTTCATGGCCTTAACCATCAACTCCATACTCATATTGATCTCCCCCGCTCAACCAGCTCAGAAAAAGCAGCCGAATTGACGTAACATGCTCGTTTGCGTAACATGAAATTGCCTCTCTTGGTATTAAGCCCGCGTTCGTCGCCAAACATCAGCGGGCTTTCTTATTTCAGAATATCTCAATAACAGGACGTTCAAATGCCAGATTCAACAGAGCTAAAAATCGCAAGTAGAGAATCAGTAGCACTCGATTTAGCAATGGATATAGCTAAAAAAGAGAACCTTAAACAAAAACCAGATGAGTACCGTTCAAAACTACTCGACCTGTATAAAGAATGTTTAACAGCGACTAAAGGGAATCGTTAGGTTCCCGCAACTTCTTAATCTCATTAAGCATAAAAATAATGTCACTCGGATCCCAATTAGGATTCACATCAATCAATTTAAAAATAAGGGTTTCTTGCTCTTGATTACTCATAACATCCTCGATTCTTGGGTAATGTAAATATCAAACTCTCTTGGTATTAAGCCTGCGTTCGTCGCCAAACATCAGCGGGCTTTATTATTCCTGAATATCAACCGTGTTCAGATCATGGAAACAAGCAAGGTCTTTAGTAACTCCCACACCGAACAATGGCGGTTCTTCAGTGATTCCGTTAACAACATCAACTGCCCCATGAACAGAACAAGCTTTAGCTCCTTCCAAACAGCAAATAAGGCATTCAGGATCAAACAATGAATTCTTAAGCTTTAAGATTTCTTTTGAGCGAAGAGATGCATGGTTAGACTTGGCCAGATGAAGCTCTCTAGCAATCCCACTAGTAGCGGCTGCTTTGTGTTTAAGTAATTCCGCCTCTAACCTTTTTAGTTTTGCTTGTAGTTCGACTCGTGACAGCCCTTTGTTATCACTTAACTGATTCTGCTCTATGAAAATTGGCTCAACCTTCGTTTCAGGTTTCAGCCTATCGGCTTGAATTAGCTCTTTACATAAAGCTTCTGCCCACGATTCAGAACCAACCCCATACTGAGCATCGTGACAACCATTAACGAATGTTCTAACGCTGTATCTGGCCTCACTAATCTGAATTAGATCAACTCTGACAACTGTGCTTGATATAACTTGATCAGCCATTATCGGATCCCTTTAGTAATTTAAATTCACGATTCAGGCTTAGAAACTCCTGCCGGGACTTATCATGATCACGGCTAATATCCCGATATTTTCGTTCAAAATAGACACCTGTATTACGAGCCTCTTTTAAACTGTTATTCAGCTTTTCAGCATCACCAACCCGACTCAATAGCCGGACTAACAAGAACTGTTCTCGATTTACATTCGACGAGAACTTCATAGTTTCGAGTACGTCACGTTGGTCATTAAAATTAGTTGTTAGGAAAGGGGATACCACCGGCTTAACATGTCCACGGTTATTGACGTATAACAGGCCGAACTTAGGCGGCAATTCACTAGGCTGAATTAAATCGGCTGGGCACATGTAATAACGCCAATTTCCCAAACCAACTGTCTGGCCATTCCTATGCGCCTTC is a genomic window of Shewanella psychrophila containing:
- a CDS encoding helix-turn-helix domain-containing protein, which gives rise to MSMELMVKAMKSKVGNPLRKLVLIKLADNASDSGECWPSYQHIADQCEIAKSTVRKHIKELEGAGFLTITNRKGPKGNSSNMYTLTLCRQIAPLMPSGSTGVPSDSTGGMPSDSTGISHSFEPVNEPLKTKAKKSIQIPKLDFSCWPGMPSEQTLADWMAMRKRQKADVSQTVISRLARQLHIAVAAGYPIDDCLAECVTRNWRGFELVWLTNAGVSKARLGQVSGDPEHLNNDWIQHVFNDKDPLI
- a CDS encoding helix-turn-helix transcriptional regulator, whose translation is MKKKGSDLLKAGRTIRGFTQDEVAQIYGISSKTYGSWERGRTAVSYDDLSAIFDQVFQLPLDKVTEVACHAA
- a CDS encoding tyrosine-type recombinase/integrase encodes the protein MASGVDVSKLNDSALRRWLKGGITRDFRDLRFPELRLRANADRDKASVFLVLNIGGETKWEKIATWPSVCIKTLTNDLPVMLAKRSTGNMVIGQFEKLADLLNWYQAHIKNNSTYSASWRSNVASLIKCHLMPRLGMMRLSEISFSEVDTHLVKTMLQDEFSPNYIREAVNKLKVAFAAAAKLRLLNTNPIAGYQVTDSIKLDGARDTRLFETDLTELFIRLSAELMPVQMLFVLMMMFGTRINETRQARWEYFAGDTWVIPASHAKNKQEHRLPLTESARVLLKRYKLWQLKHVGKRAYLFPGMAGPISIRTAHKWNTHIRFKHFTSHDLRILFRTMVADLGVDTMIGERLVNHALPVLLRTYVKSTLDKGMSQALEQYHAYLIDRGFSSVAPEILPRSNIDYENPQSQMASGWV
- a CDS encoding DUF4406 domain-containing protein, whose translation is MFRSKVYIAGPMSGLVDCNRSAFNLAADVQKELGKIVINPAILPAGLSEAEYMQICIPMLMCADEIYVLDGWELSDGAMAEKALAKKLDLKIVYQEGVDHDIALLGLTASA
- a CDS encoding replication protein P, producing the protein MRAKSLQTLLSSGPIVGVGGSASGRPVPSDMDIDIVDSVFKKLKILFPVGAPKSDVEGTHKAEWLKTLAAQKVRSRDQVQYGLDRARREVGDRKFWPSPRQFCTWCLPCAIDAGLPEPEQAFREALKYYRCAANHSWTHELVWLAMRETGSWMFSRANKKEVFEVFIRNYDVVTRRFLAGEVFDIQLPKALPPKMNIPTNPSAAKKNIALIRKRLDLRGANECK
- a CDS encoding helix-turn-helix transcriptional regulator, which gives rise to MSPKTIITIIKNKRIESKMTQKDLAQKIGMSEKTYQRIESEAVDMRLSQYYNLITALGLTELDVILDSFNVDTVTDKDIVAATRLLLPQTRHNLVHMIISEFQRFQNTNKSKV